ACATTGCAATGAAATTTGCCGTATTGGATTTCGAAACAACCGGCACGCAGTCCGACGGTGAGATTATACAGGCCGGACTTGCCATCATAGATCATGACTACAGCATAACTCAAATATATAGTTCTTATGTGAACCCCGGTGTACCGATTCCCCCGTTTATTTCGGGGTTGACGGGTATTACCGATGAAGATGTAGCGGACGCTCCTTCACTCGAAGAGATGATGATGGAGATGGTTCCGCTGCTTAATGATGTGGTGCTTGTTGGACACAACGTCGCTTTTGATTTTCACTTTTTGCAGAATGCTCTTGACCGTTGCGGTTATTTGCCGTTCACTGGCCGCATTCTGGACACGATTGATTTTCTGAAGATTACATTCCCATCACTGGGTTCTTATCAACTCGGTTATGTGTCTTCCGAATTTGGATTTCAACATGATCGCCCTCACCAGGCAGACAGTGATGCACTGGCGACAGCCTATGTGCTGCTAAAGTGTCTGGATGAGTTAAAGGAATTACCGCTCATAACGATTCAGCGCCTCAGTGACCTGTTTGCACCAGAAGACAGTGACTTGGGTTGGTTCTTGGACGGAATGCGCAGTGAGAAGGAAGCAGAGCCGATTCAGGATCTGGACGGACATACCTATTATCGTCAGCTTGCTCTTAATGTAAGTGATTGGACCGATATTGGTGCACCACGCGATGAGCGGGAGGCTAACCCCCTTGATGGTGTAAGCTTCGAACAGTTTATGGACCAGGTTCGGGAGAACCTGAAGGATACACTAGATCATTACGAAGAGCGTGAAGCGCAGACTCAGATGTTCAGCAGTGTAAGGCAAGCCCTGGATGAAGAGAAACATCTCTTGATCGAAGCAGGAACAGGCACTGGTAAATCTCTGGGTTATCTGTTGCCTGCTATTTACGAAAGTGTGAAGCAGGAACAGAAAGTTATGGTTAGCACGCATACAATCAATCTGCAGGAGCAATTGAGAGAGCGGGACATTCCGATGCTTACCCAAGTGGTTCCATTCCCGTTTAAAGCTGCTGTCTTCAAAGGACGTGGACATTACCTGTGCCTGCGCAAATTTGAACACAAAATCAATAAACGTGAATTCGCCACACCTAAAGAGGATTATTTCACAGCAGCTCAGATGATTGTCTGGCTTACGCAGACCGAAACCGGAGATGATGAGGAACTTAACCTTAGCGGACGCGGAGGGGACTTCTGGGAGACGGTACAGAGCGAATCTGAGTCTTGTCTGGGAAGATCATGTCCATGGTTCCGCAAATGTTTCTACCATCGTGCCAAACATGAGGCAGGGTTGTCTGATATCGTAATCACCAATCACTCCAAATTATTTACGGATGTGAAAGCCGCGCATCAGCTGCTGCCAGCCTATGAGAGTCTTGTGATCGACGAGGCACATCATCTGGAGGATGTCGCTGGTAAACATCTTGGAATGCATATGAAATATTTCA
The nucleotide sequence above comes from Paenibacillus sp. W2I17. Encoded proteins:
- the dinG gene encoding ATP-dependent DNA helicase DinG, whose amino-acid sequence is MKFAVLDFETTGTQSDGEIIQAGLAIIDHDYSITQIYSSYVNPGVPIPPFISGLTGITDEDVADAPSLEEMMMEMVPLLNDVVLVGHNVAFDFHFLQNALDRCGYLPFTGRILDTIDFLKITFPSLGSYQLGYVSSEFGFQHDRPHQADSDALATAYVLLKCLDELKELPLITIQRLSDLFAPEDSDLGWFLDGMRSEKEAEPIQDLDGHTYYRQLALNVSDWTDIGAPRDEREANPLDGVSFEQFMDQVRENLKDTLDHYEEREAQTQMFSSVRQALDEEKHLLIEAGTGTGKSLGYLLPAIYESVKQEQKVMVSTHTINLQEQLRERDIPMLTQVVPFPFKAAVFKGRGHYLCLRKFEHKINKREFATPKEDYFTAAQMIVWLTQTETGDDEELNLSGRGGDFWETVQSESESCLGRSCPWFRKCFYHRAKHEAGLSDIVITNHSKLFTDVKAAHQLLPAYESLVIDEAHHLEDVAGKHLGMHMKYFTLVHTLTRLFKDSRNGQLPMLRSQLSGHENSVQWGSMVDQMFPLALEVKELWDRMSDALFGLLPERSDASPGETGQFSLRLKASQKPAKWQELQDLENQIYVTLGDLVRKGDKLLLEVKEDQDDYQSDSLITDITGLLKDLTTLKENLRFFMRMDDAKTVYWMEASGQFRSKSLQLYAVPVDVSAQLKDLFFDKKKSVVLTSATLSVDKSFQFMIEQLGLQEASENNRLLTSMLPSPFNYRDQALLVIPRDFPSVKGSVGDAHFVNMLVQSLAETAIATRGRMMVLFTSYKMLRQVYDPLKEALSGNDISLLGQGVDSGSRSKLTRRFQDAKATVLLGTSSFWEGVDIPGEALTCLAIVRLPFQPPNHPLVEAKSELLQQQKKNPFMKLSVPQAVIRFKQGFGRLVRTAKDRGIVIVYDTRVIEAYYGKFFLYSLPGPKMEHMLTEQMVPRITDWLEKPANEQK